In Aquila chrysaetos chrysaetos chromosome 2, bAquChr1.4, whole genome shotgun sequence, the following are encoded in one genomic region:
- the SMIM8 gene encoding small integral membrane protein 8, with the protein MSSTRPPNEQETLKERKPGLRSVQTTMLFRAVNPELFIKPNKPVMAFGLIAITLCVAYLGYLHATAENKKDLYEAVDSEGSRYMRRKTSKWD; encoded by the exons ATGTCTTCCACCAGACCTCCAAATGAACAAGAAACACtcaaagagagaaaaccaggaCTGAGGAGTGTTCAAACAACTATGCTCTTCCGAGCTGTGAACCCAGAGCTTTTCATTAAACCT aaCAAACCTGTGATGGCATTTGGACTCATAGCCATTACCCTTTGTGTGGCCTACCTTGGTTATTTGCATGCAACAGCAGAGAATAAAAAGGACCTCTATGAAGCAGTTGACAGCGAGGGGTCCAGATATATGAGGAGGAAGACTTCCAAGTGGGACTGA